The Candidozyma auris chromosome 1, complete sequence genome includes a region encoding these proteins:
- a CDS encoding protein-histidine N-methyltransferase, producing the protein MSFSFGFSQADLSDEDITPSVTSAAPSTFQSTNVASLNPPKVHSLESILNTLKDVRITFDNYKTTNGNIVYRREIFDVKHQCMVEDENEDDNKEIRQILLGSEEELDLRKNVYEGGFKSWECSYDLVDEVAKNEDTFAKNSILELGCGSALPSCFIFQKWLEKNSSGKTLVLGDYNYEVLRLVTIPNLVVHWASTLSVKELASLQNPEIPMKNDEIQLTKDLADAFINTVKRLNIQLHFVSGSWGPEFVDIVSPMCPDLILSSETIYSLDTLPIFIQTLTDLMLKNQCAALIAAKSYYFGVGGSVKEFTSRLASCGFPLQIDTADVSNSSLKRSIITIVS; encoded by the coding sequence ATGTCCTTTTCCTTTGGTTTTTCTCAGGCTGACCTATCAGATGAAGACATTACACCATCTGTAACGAGCGCAGCACCTTCTACTTTTCAAAGTACCAACGTTGCGTCTCTCAATCCCCCAAAAGTCCACTCACTCGAATCAATCCTAAATACACTCAAAGACGTCAGAATCACTTTCGACAATTACAAAACGACCAATGGAAATATCGTGTACAGACGTGAGATCTTTGACGTGAAGCATCAGTGCATGGTTGAGGacgaaaatgaagatgacaatAAGGAAATACGCCAGATTTTGCTAGGGTCTGAGGAAGAGCTAGATCTTCGTAAAAATGTCTACGAAGGAGGCTTCAAGCTGTGGGAGTGTTCCTACGACCTTGTGGAcgaggttgcaaaaaacgAGGAcacttttgcaaaaaacagCATTCTAGAGTTGGGGTGTGGTTCAGCTCTACCGTCCTGTTTCATATTTCAAAAATGGTTAGAGAAAAACTCATCCGGCAAAACTCTCGTTCTTGGAGACTACAACTACGAGGTGCTTCGACTTGTCACGATTCCGAATCTTGTTGTGCATTGGGCATCTACGCTAAGTGTAAAAGAGTTAGCGAGTTTACAAAACCCAGAGATACCCATGAAGAATGATGAAATTCAGTTGACTAAGGATCTTGCTGATGCATTCATTAATACCGTAAAGAGGCTCAACATACAGCTTCACTTTGTGTCCGGTTCTTGGGGTCCTGAGTTTGTTGATATAGTGCTGCCAATGTGCCCAGACTTAATCCTTTCATCGGAGACCATATATTCATTGGACACTTTGCCAATTTTCATCCAGACTTTGACAGATCTCATGTTAAAAAATCAGTGTGCTGCATTGATAGCAGCGAAATCCTATTACTTTGGCGTTGGCGGTTCAGTAAAGGAATTCACTCTGCGTCTTGCTTCTTGCGGCTTTCCTCTTCAGATTGACACCGCCGACGTATCCAATTCGCTGCTTAAGAGATCTATTATCACAATCGTATCATAG
- the RPF1 gene encoding rRNA-binding ribosome biosynthesis protein RPF1, which produces MSAQETTAETLKKIKNKQRRQKVFAAIQHERAKERHKERAARAKEERENPQLKEERLAANVPDTIESKRVYDETISAEFEGEDEFSALFSKTQKDPKVLLTTNANARKAAYEFADMMMDFVPNVTFVKRKREYSMKEMAQFCNNREYTDLIVINEDKKKVNGLTFIHLPEGPTFYFSVSSYVEPKGIRGHGRATSHIPELILNNFNTRLGKTVGRLFQAIFPKQPEIEGRQVITLHNQRDYIFFRRHRYLFKENERVGLQELGPQFTLKLRRLQKGIKEEIEWEHKPDMDKDKRKFYL; this is translated from the coding sequence ATGAGTGCACAAGAGACGACGGCGGAGacgttgaaaaaaatcaaaaataAGCAGCGCAGGCAGAAAGTTTTTGCCGCCATTCAACATGAGCGAGCGAAGGAGAGGCATAAGGAGCGTGCAGCAAGAGCGAAGGAGGAGAGGGAGAACCCAcaattgaaggaagagagattGGCAGCAAATGTGCCAGACACTATTGAGTCGAAAAGAGTTTACGATGAGACGATCTCAGCTGAGTTCGAAGGTGAGGATGAGTTCTCTGCTCTTTTCAGCAAAACGCAGAAGGATCCAAAAGTTCTTCTCACAACCAACGCCAACGCCAGAAAAGCTGCATATGAATTTGCCGATATGATGATGGATTTTGTTCCAAATGTGACGTTTGTtaaaagaaagagggaGTATctgatgaaggagatggCTCAGTTCTGCAACAACAGAGAGTACACCGATCTCATAGTCATCAatgaagacaagaagaaggtgaatGGTCTTACGTTTATTCACCTTCCCGAGGGTCCCACTTTCTACTTCTCCGTGTCTTCATACGTTGAGCCCAAGGGCATCAGAGGTCACGGGAGGGCCACATCGCATATTCCCGAGCTcatcttgaacaacttcaacacgAGATTGGGTAAGACGGTCGGCCGTCTATTCCAGGCGATTTTTCCCAAACAACCTGAGATTGAGGGCCGACAGGTGATCACATTGCATAACCAGAGAGACtatatcttcttcagaagGCATAGgtacttgttcaaggagAACGAACGTGTGGGTTTGCAGGAGCTAGGACCCCAGTTCACTTTAAAACTTCGCAGACTACAAAAGggcatcaaggaagaaatTGAATGGGAGCATAAGCCTGACATGGACAAAGACAAGAGAAAGTTCTACCTCTAG
- a CDS encoding TFIIH/NER complex subunit TFB1, with the protein MATVSGACVISKVSGLVQIREDTTPSKLMWKAIDQDKSLEIPLNALSRLQTTPDSSPKMVLKLFYSEPPSTEVKDIKLSFNNRQTMTAVKEALQTIIARQKTVIKDTDGQSTATASPAPGEKDATATPEGTPAPGNPLDFSSPKSLSDASLLKNHELQKKVLLDDPNLRNIFTQSVIKFKLSPTMFWSSRIGQLRTCALQISQHRGPYNVLSTIKPVATSDNQVNVNVTRSTINEIFETYPIIKRAFNELVPAKLSEGEFWSRFFNSKLFRRLRGDRINTQNTRGDVIIDKYLEESSEVPDTSKKSASEKINTREKYHVNKFLDLFGNDQDNSQKLGLSPDFTMKFSDEHAEGNDGTAPGQQSKRDNEMVILMKNMNKLSSKMVDMNAEEAKKSEDAAEEVKEHEQELDLNDLNETEDLQFIQLHLDTDRARVIASHKREKTPEDENVSCDELGSFLISNEFKASATGTDLSETYKSQSNDIAKAATDITALVKYNYRTFRSLHNLRDATGATGEKLLPQDVVQDLLTYNVTIVEFLSHFWNLFLNSGNPTQLKKIFTNLRTCQRAIEALESKISSLISENPHVKANEKLQPKLLKDLESCVAPLKSSLHKACNEYIAAVKASQNEDSKLNSNGKRPLEA; encoded by the coding sequence ATGGCCACAGTATCTGGAGCGTGTGTGATCTCAAAAGTCTCTGGTCTTGTCCAGATCCGCGAGGACACCACGCCGTCCAAGCTTATGTGGAAGGCAATCGACCAGGACAAGTCTCTTGAGATCCCACTCAATGCGTTATCGAGGCTCCAGACTACACCCGATTCGTCTCCCAAGATGGtgctcaagctcttttATTCAGAGCCGCCAAGCACAGAAGTAAAGGACATCAAGCTTTCGTTCAATAATCGACAGACAATGACGGCGGTCAAGGAGGCGCTCCAGACGATTATTGCTAGGCAGAAGACGGTCATCAAGGACACAGATGGACAAAGTACCGCTACAGCGTCGCCAGCGCCTGGAGAGAAAGATGCAACAGCCACTCCCGAGGGGACTCCTGCTCCAGGAAATCCTTTGGATTTTTCAAGCCCGAAATCTTTGTCAGATGCTAGCCTTTTGAAAAACCACGAGCTCCAAAAGAAAGTGTTGCTTGATGATCCGAACTTGCGTAACATATTCACGCAATCGGTCATTAAGTTCAAACTCTCTCCCACCATGTTCTGGTCAAGTCGTATTGGCCAGCTACGAACTTGCGCCTTGCAGATCTCCCAGCATAGGGGCCCGTATAACGTTCTTTCTACAATCAAGCCAGTTGCAACGTCAGATAATCAGGTTAATGTCAACGTCACGAGATCTACAATCAACGAGATTTTTGAAACGTACCCTATCATCAAGCGTGCATTTAACGAGCTCGTCCCTGCCAAGCTCAGTGAAGGTGAGTTCTGGTCgagattcttcaactcaaAGCTTTTCAGACGTCTCCGTGGTGACAGAATAAATACACAGAACACACGAGGCGATGTCATCATTGATAAGTATCTCGAAGAGTCTCTGGAAGTCCCAGACACGAGTAAGAAATCAGCCTCTGAGAAGATTAACACTCGGGAGAAATACCACGTTAATAAgtttcttgatcttttcgGGAACGACCAAGATAACTCACAAAAGTTGGGGTTGCTGCCTGATTTCACCATGAAGTTCTCTGATGAGCATGCAGAAGGTAACGACGGGACAGCACCAGGCCAGCAGTCTAAACGGGATAATGAgatggtgattttgatgaaaaacATGAACAAGCTTTCGAGTAAGATGGTTGACATGAATGCtgaggaggccaagaaaTCAGAAGACGCTGCCGAGGAAGTCAAAGAGCATGAGCAAGAGCTAGATCTCAACGACTTGAATGAAACTGAAGATTTGCAGTTCATTCAGCTACACCTTGACACCGACAGAGCGAGGGTGATTGCTCTGCacaagagagagaagacTCCCGAGGACGAGAATGTGTCTTGTGATGAACTCGGTCTGTTCTTGATAAGTAACGAGTTCAAAGCCTCTGCCACTGGAACTGATTTGAGTGAGACGTACAAGTCTCAGAGCAACGATATTGCGAAGGCTGCCACAGATATCACTGCTCTTGTGAAATACAACTATCGCACGTTTAGATCCTTACATAACTTGAGAGATGCAACTGGCGCAACTGGcgagaagcttcttcctcaGGACGTCGTCCAAGACCTACTAACTTACAACGTCACCATTGTCGAGTTTTTGCTGCATTTCTGGAATTTATTCCTTAACTCGGGAAATCCCActcaattgaagaagattttcaCAAACTTGAGAACGTGTCAAAGAGCTATTGAAGCACTTGAACTGAAGATCTCATCGCTTATTTCCGAGAACCCCCATGTTAAAGCGAACGAAAAGCTCCAGCCGAAGCTATTAAAGGATTTGGAAAGCTGTGTGGCACCCCTCAAAAGCAGCTTACACAAAGCATGCAATGAATATATTGCGGCTGTAAAAGCATCGCAAAATGAGGATTCAAAGCTCAACAGTAATGGAAAGCGTCCTCTAGAAGCATAA
- the MSN5 gene encoding karyopherin MSN5: MTMDSSGAKQIVQALEAIHEPRSTNAQRREAQEFLEKIKQNEEAPFWGFQLALPDDNKNSIVRHFGLSLLQHVLSNKFHTLDRTKMLTVREWVVTLCGKATDNDPHYLKEKVAFLWASLAKRVWGSWLVKGDDINQRSGNSSNGLEGNKKAESQSPSQRMASPEDLADGWSSMDADLWALWNENPQCRELSLIITRTLFEDIFLLDDIVASKRSPILNQLSVLIVHPTSVLDQMYEPNPRISPCKYVSEGWFSHWSSFLLEVLSNNDITSHSAQAFVPKILGAFKTCLHWVQPSVLRNENILNTLINILTVSDVKIKTLAVDCLHILFTRAYPTSEDFDFFVGSIFTCEGIKKLSQFYHSLKIDPDDIDEQTYALLKKTVEMIVSLSEYLNISLPAKNRIDWAKADVSEYLRLILTTTSHPSLIISGLSLQMWVTTLRFDELSSKEPVVNILMDLMEIAANRVINYEWLGEDEPSKKYLEFDFDSASDSSSFLSNYKKFNEDIVRITVCKKPEEGLKWLENRLEAFFSSPLGHACINEAKLDEKSDPYNWGSAQFNIIENSIRGVSRWRIWYSGEDFETKNNRLNSLVEDLGERLLAMQLASPLLIRKQVQTMVQFAPLLKDVSPLMFKVLEKIITTATFEYPPNISDDEKELIRDLRTSCGTELNRLAYIMPESLKKIFSELEAVVSSILSSNKVSNHENVAFKSFLLVIASRSSIEDKDALFAKIVDPDLMAWSAPETEKGLSDLHWFMERLGIAEIAQYFQRRNITANTNLLEAEMDEEGKALKNKLKEHWSSIFPIRATRIFIQYSIEKLSHDSPEYQALLRLWKPRVTPIIPHVLQLLAQIQAYHNPDNWKDLPEAVQSFLRYSRMERFWQQGVSIQSKEMFIEESVKAALTLRDFADSVGHLVRYTREYAFLTIGSLSNLEDTLYEIPNIATSMWNSLAGDTVGVTLHSWKHMINSCLRSVVKNCPVKYVDVFMAELLPKALFDIDKLIGDRWEKIYNTGLQLQGNENDATLSEEMMEEHMLRQLTATVVRLLMDIIPQFNAKSMTDTQFACKRLVTTNKEVMGAFLQICCRIITLKDTKCSFNTILVARNILPAIVLKDDDVDKYLCDVFMNAYLKVILDDYFVETHTEAATALTTLYCALRSKNDYPARVLMEALPNITSSHISNFENLLVGSRSLRHQRMALLELVRISKADQIEASEDEMKLRKKQLEMSSVTKKKKSTNDIMNDPFTENGALNNLFGEE; the protein is encoded by the coding sequence ATGACAATGGACTCGTCTGGTGCCAAGCAGATCGTCCAGGCATTGGAGGCAATCCACGAGCCTCGATCGACAAATgcccaaagaagagaagctcaagagtttttggagaaaatcaaacaaaACGAAGAAGCCCCCTTTTGGGGGTTTCAATTGGCTTTGCCTGACGACAACAAGAACAGCATAGTACGTCATTTTGgtcttctgcttctccagCACGTTTTAAGCAACAAGTTCCACACACTTGATCGAACGAAGATGCTCACGGTACGAGAGTGGGTGGTGACGCTTTGCGGCAAAGCCACAGATAATGATCCTCATTATttaaaagagaaagtggCGTTCTTGTGGGCGTCGTTGGCGAAACGAGTGTGGGGCAGCTGGCTCGTTAAAGGAGACGATATAAACCAGAGATCAGGAAATTCTCTGAATGGGCTTGAGGGGAACAAAAAAGCCGAATCGCAGAGCCCGAGTCAGCGAATGGCGCTGCCAGAAGATTTGGCAGACGGGTGGAGCTCCATGGATGCGGACCTCTGGGCCCTCTGGAACGAGAACCCTCAGTGCAGAGAGTTATCGCTAATAATAACAAGGACACTATTTGAGGATATATTTCTTTTGGACGATATCGTTGCTAGTAAACGGTCGCCAATATTGAACCAGCTCAGTGTGCTCATTGTGCACCCGACGTCGGTGCTAGATCAAATGTACGAGCCTAATCCACGCATTTCTCCTTGCAAATACGTGAGCGAGGGCTGGTTCAGCCACTGGAGCAgctttttgcttgaagtGCTTTCCAACAACGATATCACATCACATAGCGCTCAGGCATTCGTGCCCAAGATTCTTGGGGCATTCAAGACATGCCTTCACTGGGTGCAGCCGTCAGTTTTGCGGAACGAAAACATCCTCAACACACTTATCAATATCCTCACTGTGTCTGATGTGAAAATCAAAACTTTAGCCGTGGACTGCTTGCATATACTATTCACAAGAGCATATCCCACCCTGGAGgactttgacttttttGTTGGTAGCATATTCACCTGCGAGGGAATTAAGAAACTCTCGCAATTTTACCATTCACTCAAAATCGACCCTGACGACATTGACGAACAAACATACGCATTGCTCAAGAAAACTGTCGAAATGATTGTTTCTCTTAGCGAATACCTCAACATCCTGCTACCCGCTAAGAATAGGATAGACTGGGCGAAAGCTGATGTGAGTGAATACCTTCGCCTTATACTCACTACAACAAGTCATCCAAGCTTAATCATTTCTGGCCTCTCTTTGCAGATGTGGGTTACGACCTTACGATTTGATGAGCTCAGCTCAAAAGAGCCAGTTGTCAATATCTTGATGGACTTGATGGAAATTGCGGCAAATCGTGTGATAAACTATGAATGGCTCGGCGAGGACGAGCCATCTAAGAAATACCTAGAGTTTGACTTTGATTCTGCTCTGGACTCAtcgtctttcttgtcaaattACAAGAAATTCAATGAAGATATTGTGCGTATAACTGTTTGCAAAAAGCCCGAGGAGGGTCTCAAATGGTTAGAGAACAGACTagaagctttcttttcttcgccaCTAGGACACGCATGCATAAATGAGGCAAAACTAGACGAGAAGTCAGATCCTTATAATTGGGGTTCTGCTCAATTCAATATAATAGAAAACAGTATCAGGGGAGTCTCTCGCTGGCGCATATGGTACAGTGGCGAGGATTTCGAGACGAAGAACAACAGGCTCAATAGTCTTGTGGAAGACTTGGGAGAACGTTTATTAGCAATGCAGCTAGCATCGCCTTTGCTCATCAGAAAGCAAGTACAAACAATGGTTCAATTTGCCCCATTGCTCAAAGACGTGAGCCCCTTGATGTTCAAAGTTCTCGAGAAGATTATCACTACAGCTACATTTGAATACCCACCAAACAtcagtgatgatgaaaaggagCTTATTCGTGATTTGAGGACAAGCTGTGGTACGGAACTCAATAGACTCGCTTATATCATGCCTGAgtcattgaaaaagatctttTCCGAGCTTGAAGCGGTCGTCTCGAGCATATTGTCATCTAACAAGGTTAGCAATCATGAGAATGTCGCATTCAAATCATTCCTTTTAGTCATCGCCTCGAGGTCATCCATAGAAGATAAAGATGCTCTCTTTGCCAAGATTGTCGATCCAGACTTGATGGCGTGGTCAGCTCCTGAAACAGAAAAAGGCCTTTCTGATTTGCATTGGTTCATGGAGAGGCTAGGCATTGCTGAAATAGCTCAATACttccagagaagaaacatcACAGCTAATACAAATCTATTAGAGGCGGAGATGGATGAGGAAGGCAAAGCACTCAAAAACAAACTTAAAGAGCATTGGTCCTCCATATTTCCGATTCGTGCTACCCGAATCTTCATTCAATATAGCATAGAGAAGCTCAGTCATGACTCCCCGGAGTATCAAGCATTGCTTAGACTTTGGAAGCCTAGAGTGACACCTATAATACCCCACGTCTTACAGTTACTTGCACAAATTCAAGCTTATCACAATCCTGACAATTGGAAGGATCTTCCTGAGGCAGTACAATCGTTTTTGCGGTATAGTCGCAtggaaagattttggcAGCAAGGTGTTTCCATACAGAGCAAAGAGATGTTCATAGAGGAGAGCGTCAAAGCAGCACTTACCCTTCGAGATTTTGCTGATAGTGTTGGCCACTTGGTGAGATATACGCGGGAGTATGCCTTCCTAACAATTGGTTCTCTCTCCAACCTTGAGGACACATTGTATGAGATCCCTAACATTGCGACATCAATGTGGAACTCGTTGGCAGGTGACACCGTCGGTGTAACTCTACACAGTTGGAAGCATATGATCAATAGTTGTCTTCGAAGTGTCGTGAAGAATTGTCCGGTTAAATACGTTGATGTTTTCATGGCAGAGCTCTTACCAAAGGCGCTTTTCGATATTGACAAGTTGATTGGCGATCGATGGGAAAAAATTTATAACACCGGGCTTCAGTTGCAAGGTAACGAGAACGACGCAACGCTCAGCGAAGAAATGATGGAAGAACATATGCTCAGACAACTCACAGCCACGGTTGTCCGCCTCTTGATGGACATCATTCCACAGTTCAATGCTAAATCTATGACAGATACACAATTTGCTTGCAAAAGACTTGTGACAACAAATAAAGAAGTAATGGGTGCATTTCTCCAAATTTGTTGTCGCATCATCACTCTTAAAGATACAAAGTGTTCCTTCAACACTATTCTTGTGGCAAGAAACATTCTTCCCGCTATAGTACTCAAAGATGACGATGTGGATAAGTATCTTTGCGATGTTTTCATGAACGCATACTTGAAAGTAATACTCGATGACTACTTCGTGGAGACACACACTGAAGCTGCTACAGCACTAACGACTTTATACTGTGCTCTCCGATCAAAGAATGATTATCCTGCGAGGGTTTTGATGGAGGCATTGCCTAACATAACCTCACTGCATATCTCTAATTTTGAGAATCTTTTGGTAGGATCGAGATCTTTGCGTCACCAGCGCATGGCTTTACTTGAATTGGTGAGGATTTCGAAGGCAGATCAAATAGAAGCTTCGGAAGATGAAATGAAGCTTCGGAAGAAGCAACTAGAGATGAGCTCCGTaaccaagaagaaaaagagcacGAATGATATCATGAATGACCCATTCACCGAGAATGGCGCGTTGAATAATCTATTTGGTGAGGAATAG